In Nicotiana sylvestris chloroplast, complete genome, one genomic interval encodes:
- a CDS encoding hypothetical protein (ORF75) encodes MRHVREPLRRSSGSYEGSFELILVMGWERELNSMRSNLLLFLSSSVVERSAVNRLVVGSNPTWGDLIDSELKNSE; translated from the coding sequence ATGAGGCATGTAAGGGAGCCACTACGAAGAAGTTCCGGGAGTTACGAAGGAAGCTTCGAGCTCATATTGGTCATGGGTTGGGAACGGGAATTGAACTCTATGAGATCGAATCTCCTGTTGTTCCTCAGTAGCTCAGTGGTAGAGCGGTCGGCTGTTAACCGATTGGTCGTAGGTTCGAATCCTACTTGGGGAGATTTGATTGATTCTGAATTAAAGAATTCAGAATAA
- the ycf1 gene encoding Ycf1 (ORF1901) translates to MIFQSFLLGNLVSLCMKIINSVVVVGLYYGFLTTFSIGPSYLFLLRALVMEEGTEKKVSATTGFITGQLMMFISIYYAPLHLALGRPHTITVLALPYLLFHFFWNNHKHFFDYGSTTRNSMRNLSIQCVFLNNLIFQLFNHFILPSSMLARLVNIYLFRCNSKILFVTSGFVGWLIGHILFMKWLGLVLVWIRQNHSIRSNKYIRSNKYLVLELRNSMARIFSILLFITCVYYLGRIPSPILTKKLKEASKTEERVESEEERDVEIETASEMKGTKQEQEGSTEEDPYPSPSLFSEERWDPDKIDETEEIRVNGKDKIKDKFHSHLTETGYNNINTSNSPIYDYEDSYLNNNNTGNTEIFKLQLLDKKNENKDLFWFQQPLVSLLFDYNRWNRPFRYIKNNRFEQAIRTEMSQYFFNTCKSDGKQRISFTYPPSLSTFWKMIKRRIPLLSLQKTLPNELDNQWISTNKEKSNNLNKEFLNRLEVLDKESFSLDILETRTRLCNDDTKKEYVPKMYDPLLNGPYRGTIKKKFSPSIINNTSLENLKERVRINRIHTIFLPNTDYQELEQKVDTVAKKPLSTEIDEFLTLINEFGNEPKSSLNLKDLSLFSDQEQGRVNSEKRTKFVKFVFNAIAPNGTTSEKKSIGIKEISKKIPRWSHKLITELEQQSGDYQEGVPLDHQIRSRKAKRVVIFTANNQNNDPDTKDTDTADQDQTKEVALIRYSQQPDFRRGIIKGSMRAQRRKTVIWKLFQANVHSPLFLDRITPPFLFSFDISGLIKPIFRNWSGKEGEFKILESREEQTKREEKKEKDKKGENKRKEKARIEIAEAWDTIPFAQIIRGYMLITQSILRKYIVLPSLIIAKNLGRMLVLQLPEWSEDLQEWNREMHIKCTYNGVQLSETEFPKNWLKDGIQIKILFPFCLKPWHISKLYSSRGELMKKKKQKDDFCFLTVWGMEAELPFGSPRKRPSFFEPIFKELEKKIGKFKKKYFITLKVFKGKIKLFRRISKETKKWLIKSSLFIKKMKKELSKVNPIVLFRLKEIDESNETKKEKDSLMSNQIINESFSQIESGNWPNSSLIESKMKDLTDRTSTIKNQIERITKEKKKVTPEIDISPNKTNNIKKFESPKKIFQILKRRNTRLIWKFHYFLKLFIQRLYIDLFLSIINIPRINTQLFLESTNKLIDKYISNNEINQEKINNQKKIHFISTIKKSLYNISKKNSHIFFDLSYLSQAYVFYKLSQPQVINLSKLRSVLQYNRTSFFLKTKIKDYFRTLGIFHSELKHKKLQSYRINQWKNWLRRHYQYDLSQIRWSRLMPQKWRNRVNQGCMAQNRNLNKWNSYEKDQLIHYKKENDSELYSLANQKDNFQKCYRYDLLAYKSINYEKKNDSFISRLPFQVNKNLEISSNSNTSKHNLFDMLGNLHINNYLRKGNILYIERNLDRKYFDWKIIHFSLRQKEDIEAWVKIDTNSNPNTKIGINNYQIIDKIDKKGFFYLTIHQNPENNQKNSKKAFFDWMGMNEKILNRPILNLEFWFFPEFVPLYNVYKIKPWIIPSKLLLLNLNTNENVSQNKNINKNQKQNFFLRSNKKIKNRIQEAKEPASQGEKERGSDIENKGNLGPVLSKHQNALKKDYAESDTKKGKKKKQYKSNTEAELDLFLKRYLLFQLRWNDALNQRMIENIKVYCLLLRLINPSKIAISSIQRREMSLDIMLIQKNLTLTELMKKGILIIEPIRLSVKNNGQFIMYQTIGISLVHKSKHQTNQRYPEQRYVDKKNFDEFILQPQTQRINTDKNHFDLLVPENILWSRRRRELRIRSLFNSLNWNGIDRNSVFCNENNVKNWSQFLDERKPLYKEKNELIKLKFFLWPNYRLEDLACMNRYWFDTNNGSRFSILRIHMYPQLKIN, encoded by the coding sequence ATGATTTTTCAATCTTTTCTACTAGGTAATCTAGTATCCTTATGCATGAAGATAATCAATTCGGTCGTTGTGGTCGGACTCTATTATGGATTTCTGACCACATTCTCCATAGGGCCCTCTTATCTCTTCCTTCTCCGAGCTCTGGTTATGGAAGAAGGAACCGAGAAGAAGGTATCAGCAACAACTGGTTTTATTACGGGGCAGCTCATGATGTTCATATCGATCTATTATGCGCCTCTGCATCTAGCATTGGGTAGACCTCATACAATAACTGTCCTAGCTCTACCATATCTTTTGTTTCATTTCTTCTGGAACAATCACAAACACTTTTTTGATTATGGATCTACTACCAGAAATTCAATGCGTAATCTCAGCATTCAATGTGTATTCCTGAATAATCTCATTTTTCAATTATTCAACCATTTCATTTTACCAAGTTCAATGTTAGCCAGATTAGTCAACATTTATCTCTTTCGATGCAACAGCAAGATCTTATTTGTAACAAGTGGTTTTGTTGGTTGGTTAATTGGTCACATTTTATTCATGAAATGGCTTGGATTGGTATTAGTCTGGATACGGCAAAATCATTCTATTAGATCGAATAAGTACATTCGATCTAATAAGTACCTTGTGTTAGAATTGAGAAATTCTATGGCTCGGATCTTTAGTATTCTCTTATTTATTACCTGTGTCTACTATTTAGGCAGAATACCCTCACCCATTCTTACTAAGAAACTAAAAGAAGCCTCAAAAACAGAAGAAAGGGTGGAAAGTGAGGAAGAAAGAGATGTAGAAATAGAAACAGCTTCCGAAATGAAGGGGACTAAACAGGAACAAGAGGGATCCACTGAAGAAGATCCTTATCCTTCTCCTTCCCTTTTTTCGGAAGAAAGGTGGGATCCGGACAAAATCGATGAAACGGAAGAAATCCGAGTGAATGGAAAGGACAAAATAAAGGATAAATTCCACTCTCACCTTACAGAGACAGGCTATAATAATATTAATACTAGTAATAGTCCAATTTATGATTATGAGGATTCTTATCTGAATAATAATAACACGGGGAATACAGAAATTTTTAAATTGCAACTGCTTGATAAAAAAAATGAAAATAAAGACCTCTTCTGGTTTCAACAGCCTCTTGTGAGTCTTCTTTTCGATTATAATCGATGGAATCGACCATTTCGCTACATAAAGAATAATCGATTTGAACAGGCCATAAGAACGGAAATGTCACAATATTTTTTTAACACATGTAAAAGTGATGGAAAACAAAGAATATCTTTTACATACCCGCCAAGTTTATCAACTTTTTGGAAAATGATAAAAAGAAGGATACCCCTATTGTCACTCCAAAAAACACTCCCTAATGAACTGGACAATCAGTGGATTTCTACCAACAAAGAAAAAAGTAATAATCTGAATAAGGAATTTTTAAATCGACTTGAAGTTCTAGACAAGGAATCTTTTTCTCTCGATATACTTGAAACAAGGACTAGATTGTGTAATGATGATACTAAAAAAGAATACGTGCCTAAAATGTATGATCCTTTGTTAAATGGACCATATCGAGGAACAATCAAAAAAAAGTTTTCACCTTCAATCATAAACAATACTTCGCTAGAAAATTTGAAAGAGAGGGTTAGAATAAATAGGATTCATACTATCTTTCTTCCGAATACTGATTACCAAGAATTGGAACAAAAAGTGGATACGGTTGCTAAAAAACCATTATCAACAGAAATTGACGAGTTCTTAACTTTAATCAATGAATTTGGTAACGAACCAAAATCGAGTTTAAATTTGAAAGACCTTTCTTTATTTTCAGACCAAGAACAGGGAAGAGTGAATTCAGAAAAAAGAACTAAATTTGTAAAATTTGTATTCAATGCAATTGCTCCTAATGGGACAACATCTGAAAAAAAATCGATTGGAATAAAAGAAATCAGTAAAAAAATACCTCGCTGGTCACATAAATTAATCACCGAATTGGAACAACAATCGGGTGACTATCAAGAGGGCGTACCACTGGATCATCAAATTCGTTCAAGAAAAGCCAAACGTGTAGTGATTTTTACTGCCAACAACCAGAATAACGATCCTGATACCAAAGATACTGATACCGCAGATCAAGATCAAACAAAGGAAGTGGCTTTAATACGCTATTCGCAACAACCAGATTTTCGGCGAGGTATAATCAAAGGCTCTATGCGGGCTCAAAGGCGCAAAACAGTTATTTGGAAACTCTTTCAAGCAAATGTGCATTCCCCCCTTTTTCTTGACAGAATAACCCCCCCCTTTCTTTTTTCTTTTGATATCTCTGGACTGATTAAACCAATTTTTCGAAATTGGTCAGGTAAAGAAGGAGAATTCAAGATTCTAGAGTCTAGAGAAGAACAAACAAAAAGAGAAGAGAAAAAGGAAAAGGACAAAAAAGGGGAGAACAAAAGAAAGGAAAAAGCACGGATAGAGATAGCAGAAGCCTGGGATACCATTCCTTTTGCGCAAATAATAAGAGGTTACATGTTAATAACTCAATCAATTCTTCGAAAATATATTGTATTACCTTCATTGATAATAGCCAAAAATCTCGGGCGTATGTTAGTCTTGCAACTTCCTGAATGGTCTGAAGATTTGCAGGAATGGAATAGAGAAATGCATATTAAATGTACTTATAATGGTGTTCAATTATCAGAAACAGAATTTCCAAAAAATTGGTTGAAAGATGGCATTCAGATCAAAATATTATTTCCTTTTTGTCTGAAACCTTGGCATATATCTAAACTGTACTCCTCCCGTGGAGAGCTAATGAAAAAGAAAAAACAAAAAGATGATTTTTGTTTTTTAACAGTTTGGGGAATGGAAGCTGAACTTCCCTTTGGTTCTCCCCGAAAACGCCCTTCTTTTTTTGAGCCCATTTTTAAGGAACTCGAAAAAAAAATTGGAAAATTCAAAAAGAAATATTTTATAACTCTAAAAGTTTTCAAAGGAAAAATAAAATTATTTCGAAGAATTTCAAAAGAAACCAAAAAATGGCTTATCAAAAGTAGTCTATTTATAAAAAAAATGAAAAAAGAACTTTCAAAAGTAAATCCAATTGTATTATTTAGACTCAAAGAAATAGATGAATCGAATGAAACGAAAAAAGAAAAAGATTCTCTAATGAGTAATCAGATAATTAACGAATCATTTAGTCAAATTGAATCTGGAAATTGGCCAAATTCTTCACTGATAGAAAGCAAAATGAAGGATTTGACTGATAGAACAAGTACAATCAAAAATCAAATAGAAAGAATTACAAAAGAGAAAAAGAAAGTAACTCCAGAAATAGACATTAGTCCTAATAAAACAAATAATATTAAAAAATTCGAATCGCCAAAAAAGATTTTCCAAATATTAAAAAGAAGAAATACTCGATTAATATGGAAATTCCATTATTTTCTAAAATTATTCATTCAAAGATTATACATCGATCTATTTTTATCTATCATTAATATTCCCAGAATTAATACACAACTCTTTCTTGAATCAACAAACAAATTGATTGATAAATACATTTCCAATAATGAAATAAATCAAGAAAAAATTAATAATCAAAAAAAAATTCACTTTATTTCGACTATAAAAAAGTCACTTTATAATATTAGTAAGAAAAATTCACATATTTTTTTTGATTTATCCTACTTATCACAAGCATATGTATTTTACAAATTATCACAACCCCAAGTTATTAATTTGTCTAAATTAAGATCTGTTCTTCAATATAACAGAACGTCTTTTTTCCTTAAGACTAAAATAAAGGACTATTTTCGAACACTAGGAATATTTCATTCTGAATTAAAACATAAGAAACTTCAGAGTTATAGAATCAATCAATGGAAAAACTGGTTAAGACGGCATTATCAATACGATTTATCTCAGATTAGATGGTCTAGATTAATGCCACAAAAATGGCGAAATAGGGTTAATCAAGGTTGTATGGCTCAAAATCGAAATTTAAACAAATGGAATTCATATGAAAAAGACCAATTAATTCATTACAAAAAAGAAAATGATTCTGAGCTCTATTCATTAGCAAACCAAAAAGATAATTTTCAAAAATGTTATAGATATGATCTTTTAGCATATAAATCGATTAATTATGAAAAAAAAAATGACTCTTTTATTTCTAGATTACCCTTTCAAGTAAATAAGAACCTCGAAATTTCTTCTAATTCCAACACGTCCAAACACAACCTTTTTGATATGCTCGGCAATCTTCATATCAATAATTATCTAAGAAAAGGCAATATTCTATATATAGAAAGAAATCTCGATAGAAAATATTTTGATTGGAAAATTATCCATTTTTCTCTTAGACAAAAAGAAGATATTGAGGCCTGGGTTAAGATCGATACCAACAGTAATCCAAATACTAAAATTGGTATTAATAATTATCAAATAATTGATAAAATTGATAAAAAAGGCTTTTTTTATCTTACGATTCATCAAAATCCAGAAAACAATCAAAAAAATTCGAAAAAAGCCTTTTTTGATTGGATGGGAATGAATGAAAAAATATTAAATCGTCCCATATTGAATCTGGAATTTTGGTTCTTCCCAGAATTTGTACCACTTTATAATGTATATAAAATAAAACCGTGGATTATACCAAGCAAATTACTTCTTTTAAATTTGAATACAAATGAAAATGTTAGTCAAAATAAAAACATCAATAAAAACCAAAAACAAAACTTTTTTCTACGATCAAATAAAAAAATAAAGAATCGAATTCAAGAAGCAAAAGAACCCGCAAGTCAAGGAGAAAAAGAGCGTGGATCAGATATAGAAAACAAAGGAAATCTGGGCCCTGTTCTCTCAAAACATCAAAACGCTCTTAAAAAAGATTACGCGGAATCAGACACAAAGAAGGGTAAAAAGAAAAAACAATACAAAAGCAACACGGAAGCAGAACTAGATTTGTTCTTGAAACGTTATTTGCTTTTTCAATTGAGATGGAACGATGCTTTGAATCAAAGAATGATCGAGAATATCAAGGTATATTGTCTCCTGCTTCGACTGATAAATCCAAGCAAAATTGCTATATCGTCAATTCAAAGGAGAGAAATGAGTTTGGATATAATGCTGATTCAGAAGAATTTAACTCTTACAGAATTGATGAAGAAGGGGATATTAATTATCGAACCTATTCGGTTGTCTGTAAAAAATAATGGACAATTTATTATGTATCAAACCATAGGTATTTCATTGGTTCATAAAAGTAAACACCAAACTAATCAAAGATACCCCGAACAAAGATATGTTGATAAAAAGAATTTTGATGAATTCATTCTGCAACCTCAAACTCAAAGAATAAATACAGACAAAAATCATTTTGATTTGCTTGTTCCTGAAAATATTTTATGGTCTAGACGTCGTAGAGAATTGAGAATTCGAAGTTTGTTTAATTCTTTGAATTGGAATGGCATCGATAGAAATTCAGTATTTTGCAACGAAAACAATGTAAAAAACTGGAGTCAATTTTTGGATGAAAGGAAACCTCTTTATAAAGAGAAAAATGAATTAATTAAATTGAAGTTCTTTCTTTGGCCTAATTATCGATTAGAAGATTTAGCTTGTATGAATCGTTATTGGTTTGATACCAATAATGGTAGTCGTTTCAGTATCTTAAGGATACATATGTATCCACAATTGAAAATAAATTGA